A single genomic interval of Koleobacter methoxysyntrophicus harbors:
- a CDS encoding Lrp/AsnC family transcriptional regulator: MQFSNLDEIDSKILNYLMENGRMSYVDLAKKVNLSRVAVKSRIESLLERGIIERFTIIINPQKVGRNVSAYFTIEVEPQYLYRVAETLAEYESITDIYQMTGSSLLHVHAILELNEDLEEFLRRNIYSLKGIKRIDTHILISRIKMRKGIRV, translated from the coding sequence ATGCAATTTTCAAATTTAGATGAAATAGACAGTAAAATTTTGAATTATCTTATGGAAAATGGAAGAATGTCTTATGTGGATTTAGCAAAAAAAGTTAACCTATCAAGGGTAGCAGTTAAGAGCCGTATCGAGTCTCTATTAGAAAGGGGAATAATCGAGAGGTTTACAATAATTATTAACCCCCAGAAGGTGGGAAGAAACGTATCCGCTTATTTTACCATTGAAGTTGAACCCCAATACCTGTATAGAGTGGCTGAAACACTGGCTGAATATGAAAGCATTACCGATATCTATCAAATGACAGGTTCAAGTCTGCTTCATGTCCATGCTATCCTTGAATTAAATGAAGACCTTGAAGAATTTTTAAGACGAAATATATATTCTTTAAAAGGAATCAAAAGAATAGATACACATATATTGATTTCTAGAATAAAGATGAGAAAGGGTATAAGGGTATGA
- a CDS encoding chromate transporter, which translates to MKLLKLLQLFIAFGRVGVLGYGGGPSSIPLVQIEVVENYKWLTIDEFSQVLAIGNALPGPIATKMAGYIGYKVAGLPGAFMAVLGMIGPSLFVMLLLYNIMSVFKDLPQIKGMIKAIKPVVIILLGLLIWDMIPNSLTNYTAIAIAALSLVLIQFLKIHPAIVVVMALAYGGFFIR; encoded by the coding sequence TTGAAACTATTGAAACTATTGCAATTATTTATCGCATTCGGAAGGGTTGGGGTTTTAGGGTATGGAGGGGGGCCTTCTTCAATTCCTTTGGTTCAGATTGAGGTAGTAGAAAATTATAAGTGGCTGACCATTGATGAATTTAGCCAGGTGCTTGCCATTGGCAATGCTTTACCCGGCCCCATTGCCACAAAGATGGCGGGATATATCGGTTATAAAGTAGCCGGCCTGCCCGGGGCCTTTATGGCTGTCCTTGGGATGATAGGGCCTTCTTTGTTTGTAATGCTTTTGCTGTACAACATCATGTCGGTATTTAAAGACCTACCTCAGATAAAAGGTATGATTAAAGCTATTAAACCTGTTGTCATTATTCTTTTAGGCCTTCTTATATGGGATATGATTCCTAATTCATTAACCAATTATACAGCGATTGCAATAGCAGCATTAAGCCTGGTTTTAATTCAATTTTTAAAGATTCACCCTGCTATTGTGGTTGTGATGGCACTGGCATATGGAGGTTTTTTTATAAGGTAA
- the selB gene encoding selenocysteine-specific translation elongation factor, protein MKHIIIGTAGHIDHGKTALIKSLTQIETDRLKEEKERGISIDLGFAYFDLPSGRRAGIIDVPGHERFIKNMLAGVSGIDLVLLVVAADEGMMPQTFEHLNILSFLNIKKGVIVVTKKDLVDDDWLQLVTQDIHEEVKGTFLEGSPVIPVSSKTGEGLQELVEVIDAMTEAIEPKDVSLPFRMPIDRVFTISGFGTIVTGTLISGRIRVNDEGEVMPQGYISRVRSLQVHGTDVNEALAGQRVAINLVGIKVDEIHRGDVFAQKGLLRNTEFLDCSLTLLKGITKPLKNLERVRLHIGAKEVICRCVLLDKKELNPGEKAFVQFRLEEPVAVLPGDRYVLRTYSPLTTIGGGEVLKVSTKREKAFNKKIINELLLREKGTSEELLSCIIMEKSPDFPVEGELFNLYGRRDFKATLERLIMNCIVIKARINQKDVFLHKDFLNRVENKIIEILREFHKKFPLKRGISKEELREKLKLPSQGFQLLLDKYEKKGTIKSKEGIIALKDFQVSYSPEQEKLKVYIEDLYLKGGFTPPGIEELFNSINSSKEEIASIYNSMIEMGLLIKVREDIVFHSEYYSKARELLIKHLKEKGKINLGEFRDLLKTTRKFALPLLEHFDDIKLTRRVDDERVLR, encoded by the coding sequence TTGAAACATATAATAATAGGAACCGCAGGACATATTGACCATGGGAAAACCGCTCTTATAAAATCATTAACCCAAATTGAAACAGATCGTCTAAAAGAAGAAAAGGAAAGAGGGATTTCCATAGATCTGGGTTTTGCTTATTTCGATCTCCCCAGCGGAAGGAGAGCGGGAATAATAGATGTCCCCGGGCACGAAAGGTTTATAAAAAATATGCTTGCGGGGGTAAGCGGAATTGACCTGGTATTGCTGGTAGTTGCTGCAGATGAAGGTATGATGCCCCAAACCTTTGAACACCTGAATATCCTTTCTTTCCTTAATATAAAAAAAGGGGTTATAGTAGTAACTAAAAAGGACCTTGTGGATGATGACTGGCTTCAGCTTGTGACACAGGATATACACGAAGAAGTTAAAGGGACGTTTTTAGAGGGTTCTCCTGTTATTCCTGTATCTTCAAAAACAGGGGAGGGCCTTCAAGAACTAGTGGAAGTTATAGACGCAATGACTGAAGCTATTGAACCTAAAGATGTAAGCTTACCATTTAGAATGCCTATTGACAGGGTTTTTACCATTTCAGGATTTGGAACTATAGTAACAGGTACCCTTATTTCAGGGAGGATCAGGGTAAATGATGAGGGTGAGGTCATGCCACAAGGTTACATTTCCAGGGTACGCTCTCTTCAAGTTCACGGAACTGATGTTAATGAAGCACTGGCAGGCCAAAGGGTAGCTATAAACCTGGTTGGAATAAAGGTAGATGAGATTCACAGGGGAGATGTATTTGCACAAAAGGGTCTATTAAGGAATACAGAATTTCTAGACTGCAGCCTTACCCTCCTTAAAGGGATTACCAAACCCTTAAAGAACCTAGAAAGAGTCAGGCTTCATATAGGGGCAAAGGAGGTAATATGTCGGTGTGTTCTCCTTGATAAAAAAGAATTAAATCCAGGAGAAAAGGCCTTTGTTCAGTTTAGGTTAGAAGAACCCGTGGCCGTCCTTCCGGGAGATAGATATGTTCTGAGAACCTATTCTCCATTAACTACCATAGGGGGCGGAGAAGTGCTAAAAGTTAGCACAAAGAGAGAAAAGGCTTTCAATAAAAAGATAATAAATGAATTGCTGTTGAGGGAGAAGGGGACTTCCGAAGAGTTATTAAGCTGTATTATAATGGAGAAGAGTCCAGATTTTCCTGTCGAAGGGGAGCTTTTTAACCTTTACGGCAGAAGAGACTTCAAAGCTACCCTAGAAAGACTAATTATGAATTGCATTGTGATAAAGGCAAGAATTAATCAAAAGGATGTATTTCTTCACAAGGATTTTTTGAATAGGGTAGAAAACAAAATTATTGAAATATTGAGGGAATTTCATAAAAAGTTTCCTTTAAAACGCGGTATTTCAAAAGAGGAGCTTAGAGAGAAGTTGAAATTGCCTTCTCAGGGGTTTCAGCTATTGCTTGATAAATATGAAAAAAAGGGGACGATAAAAAGCAAGGAGGGTATAATCGCATTAAAGGATTTTCAAGTCAGTTACTCCCCTGAACAGGAGAAGCTTAAGGTATATATTGAGGATTTATATTTAAAAGGGGGATTTACCCCACCGGGGATAGAAGAGCTCTTTAATAGTATTAATTCCAGCAAAGAAGAGATAGCCTCTATTTATAATTCAATGATTGAAATGGGCCTATTAATAAAAGTAAGAGAAGATATTGTATTTCATAGTGAATATTATTCAAAAGCCAGAGAACTTCTTATAAAGCACCTAAAAGAAAAAGGGAAAATAAACCTTGGAGAATTCAGAGATCTTTTGAAGACTACGAGAAAATTTGCTTTACCCCTTTTAGAACATTTTGATGACATAAAGCTTACACGCCGTGTCGATGATGAGAGGGTATTAAGGTAA
- the selA gene encoding L-seryl-tRNA(Sec) selenium transferase encodes MQEKNWVLRKLPAVDIVLNSKKIKELEGLYPKEIIADTIREVIERERQKILKWEGKMEEELDDKRILDNIVMNVIIWVEKKFKPSLKRVVNATGTVLHTNLGRSILPASIREHLYSIISGYSSLEYDIDKGERGSRYSHVEPILCSLTGAEGAMVVNNNAGAVLLVLSAIASGKEVIISRGQLVEIGGSFRIPEVLAQSGAKLIEVGTTNKTYLRDYEEKINENTGALLKVHTSNYAICGFTSAVKSEELVFLGQKYDIPVIEDLGSGTLIDLSKYGLSPEPTVQQSIKAGIDVVTFSGDKLLGGPQGGIIVGKRKYIDRIKKHPLTRALRVDKMTLGALEYVLKLYVDESKALKEIPTLKMLTLSPEKISERANELYKAIKERLGKRVKTDIIETYSIVGGGAFPVDKLPSKGVSVSIPGLSVCDLEKRLRLNEIPIITRIEKDLLILDVRSIQHGEVEIIADALMSIVDSITGDNN; translated from the coding sequence ATGCAGGAAAAAAATTGGGTTTTAAGAAAACTTCCTGCTGTTGATATTGTTTTAAATTCAAAGAAAATAAAAGAATTAGAGGGTCTTTATCCTAAAGAGATTATTGCAGATACAATTAGGGAAGTTATAGAAAGAGAACGGCAAAAAATTTTAAAATGGGAAGGAAAAATGGAAGAGGAGTTAGACGATAAAAGAATTCTGGATAACATCGTTATGAATGTAATTATATGGGTTGAAAAGAAATTCAAACCCAGCCTCAAGCGAGTAGTGAATGCTACCGGAACAGTACTTCATACCAACTTAGGAAGGTCTATCCTGCCGGCGTCGATAAGAGAGCACCTTTACAGTATCATATCAGGCTATTCATCCCTGGAATATGATATCGATAAGGGGGAGCGGGGAAGTCGCTACAGTCATGTGGAGCCTATATTATGTTCTCTTACAGGGGCAGAAGGGGCAATGGTTGTTAATAACAATGCGGGAGCGGTCCTCCTTGTTTTGAGTGCCATTGCGTCTGGAAAGGAAGTTATTATTTCTAGAGGACAGCTGGTTGAGATAGGAGGGTCCTTCCGCATCCCGGAGGTATTGGCCCAGAGCGGGGCAAAACTAATTGAAGTCGGTACTACAAATAAAACATATCTCAGAGATTATGAAGAAAAGATAAATGAAAATACCGGGGCCCTGTTAAAGGTCCATACGAGTAATTATGCTATTTGTGGTTTTACATCTGCTGTAAAAAGTGAAGAACTTGTATTCCTTGGGCAAAAATATGATATTCCGGTAATAGAAGACCTGGGCAGCGGTACATTGATTGATCTTTCAAAATATGGTTTATCCCCCGAACCCACGGTACAGCAGAGTATAAAGGCCGGCATTGATGTGGTTACCTTTAGCGGGGATAAGCTTTTGGGCGGACCTCAGGGTGGAATTATTGTGGGGAAAAGGAAGTATATTGACCGGATTAAAAAACACCCCCTTACAAGGGCATTAAGGGTAGACAAAATGACCTTAGGGGCCTTAGAATACGTGTTAAAATTATATGTAGATGAGTCAAAAGCTTTGAAGGAAATCCCTACCCTTAAGATGCTTACCCTGTCGCCGGAAAAAATTTCAGAAAGGGCCAACGAGTTATACAAGGCTATAAAGGAAAGATTAGGCAAAAGGGTAAAAACAGATATAATAGAAACCTATTCTATAGTAGGTGGTGGGGCATTCCCCGTTGATAAATTGCCTTCAAAAGGTGTATCTGTATCTATTCCGGGATTATCGGTTTGTGATTTAGAAAAAAGACTAAGGTTGAATGAAATACCGATAATTACGAGAATCGAAAAGGACCTCCTTATCTTAGATGTAAGGTCGATCCAGCACGGTGAGGTGGAAATAATAGCCGATGCCCTGATGAGCATAGTAGACAGCATTACTGGAGATAATAATTAG
- the selD gene encoding selenide, water dikinase SelD, translated as MKEARLTQMTCSSGUGAKIGPDALSQVLRQLPVRTDKDLLVGLETSDDAAVYRISEDKAIIHTIDFFTPVVDDPFVYGQIAAANALSDVYAMGGRVLMALNIVCFPADLDLEILKEILEGGADKVKEAGGIIGGGHTIEDKEPKYGLSVMGVIHPKDIIRNSNARPGDILVLTKPLGIGIILTAIKGDLLDPEDEKEAVRVMSTLNKIPGELMLETGVNSCTDITGFGLLGHGYEMAVASNVTMIFNFTKIPFLKPAEDLAKMGIIPGGAYKNRNYLKGCVKFDKCVPEFMRDILFDPQTSGGLLISLSPEKGKNLIEKLHSRGVKDARVIGRVEKKGEFPIVIEE; from the coding sequence ATGAAAGAAGCTAGATTAACACAGATGACATGCAGCTCAGGGTGAGGAGCAAAGATTGGGCCTGATGCCCTGTCGCAGGTTCTGCGACAGTTACCTGTTAGAACAGATAAGGATTTGCTGGTAGGTCTAGAAACCTCCGATGATGCGGCAGTTTATAGAATTAGTGAGGATAAAGCAATAATCCACACCATTGATTTTTTTACTCCTGTGGTTGATGACCCATTTGTCTATGGCCAGATAGCGGCTGCTAATGCTCTTAGTGATGTTTATGCCATGGGAGGAAGAGTGCTTATGGCTTTGAATATTGTATGTTTTCCGGCAGATTTAGATTTGGAGATACTCAAGGAAATCCTTGAAGGAGGTGCTGATAAGGTAAAAGAGGCGGGGGGGATAATAGGAGGTGGGCATACTATTGAAGATAAGGAACCCAAATACGGCCTATCCGTTATGGGGGTAATTCATCCGAAGGATATAATTAGGAATTCCAATGCCCGCCCTGGGGATATTCTGGTCCTTACAAAACCTCTGGGAATAGGTATAATTTTGACGGCAATTAAGGGAGACCTTCTAGACCCTGAAGATGAAAAAGAAGCCGTTAGGGTTATGTCGACGCTTAATAAGATTCCCGGGGAATTAATGCTGGAAACAGGTGTTAATTCCTGTACCGATATAACGGGTTTTGGCTTGCTGGGTCACGGTTACGAGATGGCCGTTGCCAGTAATGTAACAATGATTTTTAACTTTACTAAAATTCCATTTCTAAAACCTGCCGAGGATCTGGCAAAGATGGGAATCATTCCGGGAGGTGCATATAAAAACAGGAATTACCTTAAAGGATGTGTAAAATTTGATAAATGTGTCCCTGAATTTATGAGGGATATATTATTCGACCCTCAAACTTCAGGGGGATTATTAATCTCCCTTTCTCCTGAAAAGGGAAAGAATCTGATAGAAAAGCTTCATTCCCGGGGAGTAAAAGATGCCAGGGTGATAGGCAGGGTAGAGAAAAAAGGAGAATTCCCCATAGTTATTGAAGAATAA
- a CDS encoding helix-hairpin-helix domain-containing protein — protein MIDFTKREQLLIIALIIIMLIGLSYLIYSKNNHPRLDIDAYKKDTTPIKEVFAGDGEQEREKEPVFVIVHVSGAVKQPGVYELKEGSRVIDAVNMAGGMVEDSDPDAINLAKKLVDEEKIYVPRKNETITEQYIAETVETDNRININTADQRELESLPGIGPVLAQRIIDYRTRNGPFQSSQDIMKVSGIGASKYEDIKDMIRVK, from the coding sequence ATGATTGATTTTACGAAAAGGGAGCAGTTGTTGATTATAGCTTTAATTATAATAATGCTAATAGGCCTATCTTATTTAATATATTCTAAAAATAACCATCCTCGTCTGGATATTGATGCCTATAAAAAGGACACTACCCCTATTAAAGAAGTATTTGCCGGTGACGGGGAGCAGGAAAGGGAAAAGGAGCCTGTTTTTGTGATTGTACATGTAAGTGGAGCTGTTAAACAGCCGGGAGTATATGAACTAAAAGAAGGATCAAGGGTTATAGATGCTGTAAATATGGCAGGAGGGATGGTGGAAGATTCTGACCCTGATGCTATTAACTTAGCTAAAAAACTAGTTGATGAAGAAAAGATATATGTACCGAGGAAAAATGAAACTATTACAGAACAATATATTGCAGAGACTGTTGAAACGGACAATAGGATTAATATTAATACTGCAGACCAAAGAGAACTGGAGAGTCTACCGGGAATTGGACCTGTCCTTGCCCAAAGGATAATTGACTACAGGACCCGAAATGGCCCATTTCAATCATCTCAGGATATTATGAAGGTTTCTGGAATAGGAGCTAGCAAATATGAGGATATTAAAGATATGATTAGGGTGAAGTAG
- a CDS encoding CoA-binding protein — MGDLIKEMLDKKVWAVLGASTNPDKFGYKIYKTLKENGYTVYPVNSRAEEIDGDKCYPDLNSLPEKPQVVNFVIPPAMTEKEVEKCKGLGIENLWIQPGAGSPKAVRLAQEGNMKVIYNKCVMVELGKYSK; from the coding sequence ATGGGCGATTTAATCAAAGAAATGCTGGATAAAAAGGTCTGGGCTGTTTTAGGGGCATCTACAAATCCCGATAAATTTGGATATAAAATCTATAAGACATTAAAAGAAAATGGATATACGGTATATCCTGTTAATTCGAGAGCAGAAGAAATCGATGGTGATAAATGTTATCCCGACCTCAACAGCCTTCCTGAAAAGCCCCAGGTGGTAAATTTCGTAATACCCCCTGCAATGACTGAAAAGGAAGTAGAGAAGTGCAAGGGGTTGGGTATTGAAAATCTGTGGATACAGCCGGGGGCCGGAAGCCCTAAAGCTGTAAGATTAGCCCAAGAAGGAAATATGAAAGTCATATATAATAAGTGTGTAATGGTCGAGTTGGGGAAATACAGCAAATAA
- the leuS gene encoding leucine--tRNA ligase yields the protein MKYDFNKIEKKWQKKWEEDQIYKITRDESKTKYYCLEMFPYPSGKLHMGHVRNYSIGDVVARFKRMRGYNVLHPMGWDAFGLPAENAAIKHGIHPSKWTWENITNMKKQLKELGISYDWNREVASCHPDYYKWTQWFFLKFYEKGLAYKKKAPVNWCPSCATVLANEQVIDGECERCGTSVEKRELSQWFFKITDYADRLLQDLEKLPGWPEKVKTMQHNWIGKSEGVEIIFKAERTGDEIPVFTTRQDTVFGVTYIVFAPEHPLVIKLVQGTPYENQVKAFIKEIQKYNEKMRTSEETEKRGIFTGQYAINPINGERIPIWITNYVLMEYGTGAVMGVPAHDQRDFEFARKYGIPIRVVIQPEEEPLKEDNMTQAYAGDGIMVNSGPFNGLKNYEGLVKIADYMEEKGIGKRKVNYRLRDWLISRQRYWGAPIPIIYCDKCGTVPVPEKDLPVILPDNVEFNPRGVSPLIDCEEFLNTNCPVCGGPAKRETDTMDTFVCSSWYFLRFTSPHSSELPFKKEDVDYWMPVDQYIGGVEHAILHLMYARFFTKVLYDMGYVNTEEPFTNLLTQGMVIKEGAKMSKSKGNVVSPEEIVGKYGADTARLFILFASPPERDLDWSDQGVEGSFRFLNRVWRLVNEFIPWKFHKPDKVDYPNLPDAEKELLYLTNYVIKKVTEDIEERFNFNTAVSAIMELVNGINDNKDDISDSNKWIIGEAIENLIILLSPFVPHIAEELWEKIGKKGSVHLMDWPEWNEDALKRDEITIVIQINGKVRDKININSGAGEEEIKEKAFARDKVKNYVKNREIIKTIVVPKKLVNIVVK from the coding sequence ATGAAATATGACTTTAACAAAATCGAAAAAAAATGGCAGAAGAAATGGGAAGAAGATCAGATATATAAAATAACCAGGGATGAGAGCAAAACCAAGTATTATTGCCTTGAAATGTTTCCTTATCCTTCAGGGAAACTCCACATGGGGCATGTAAGGAATTATTCCATAGGGGATGTAGTAGCGAGATTTAAAAGGATGAGAGGTTATAACGTATTGCACCCTATGGGATGGGATGCCTTCGGTCTACCGGCAGAAAATGCCGCAATTAAACACGGGATACATCCCTCTAAATGGACATGGGAAAATATTACAAATATGAAAAAGCAGTTGAAAGAATTGGGCATAAGCTATGATTGGAACAGGGAAGTTGCTTCATGCCACCCTGATTATTATAAATGGACTCAATGGTTCTTTTTGAAATTCTATGAGAAAGGTCTGGCTTATAAGAAAAAAGCTCCTGTTAACTGGTGTCCATCATGTGCAACTGTACTGGCAAATGAACAGGTAATAGATGGTGAATGTGAAAGATGTGGAACCTCAGTAGAAAAGCGAGAGCTTAGTCAGTGGTTTTTCAAGATTACCGATTATGCAGATAGGCTCCTTCAGGACCTGGAAAAGCTCCCGGGTTGGCCTGAGAAGGTTAAAACAATGCAGCACAACTGGATTGGTAAGAGCGAGGGTGTAGAAATAATCTTTAAGGCTGAAAGGACGGGAGATGAGATACCTGTATTTACCACCCGCCAGGATACTGTATTCGGTGTTACTTATATAGTTTTTGCCCCTGAGCACCCCCTTGTTATTAAATTAGTTCAGGGAACCCCATATGAAAACCAGGTAAAGGCCTTTATTAAAGAGATACAGAAATACAATGAAAAAATGAGGACTTCAGAGGAAACAGAGAAGAGAGGTATATTTACGGGTCAGTACGCTATAAACCCAATAAATGGAGAGCGGATTCCCATCTGGATAACAAATTATGTCCTTATGGAATACGGAACAGGAGCTGTAATGGGTGTTCCAGCTCATGATCAGAGAGATTTTGAATTTGCTAGGAAATACGGGATCCCCATAAGGGTTGTAATTCAACCCGAAGAAGAACCTCTGAAAGAGGATAATATGACGCAGGCATATGCAGGAGACGGGATTATGGTAAACTCAGGCCCGTTTAACGGGTTAAAGAATTACGAAGGTCTGGTTAAAATAGCTGATTATATGGAAGAAAAAGGAATAGGAAAAAGAAAGGTTAACTACCGTCTGAGAGACTGGCTTATCTCAAGGCAGAGATACTGGGGCGCTCCTATACCTATTATATATTGTGATAAATGCGGTACTGTTCCCGTTCCGGAAAAAGACCTTCCGGTAATTTTACCGGATAATGTAGAATTCAACCCTAGGGGAGTATCACCGTTGATAGATTGTGAAGAATTCTTAAATACCAATTGTCCGGTGTGCGGAGGACCAGCTAAGAGGGAAACAGATACAATGGATACCTTTGTTTGTTCATCATGGTACTTCCTTAGATTTACCTCTCCTCACTCTAGTGAATTACCTTTTAAAAAGGAAGATGTAGATTACTGGATGCCTGTAGATCAATATATAGGTGGTGTAGAACACGCTATTCTTCATCTTATGTATGCCAGGTTCTTTACAAAGGTCCTTTATGATATGGGGTATGTTAATACTGAGGAACCATTTACCAACCTTCTTACGCAGGGAATGGTAATAAAAGAAGGGGCAAAAATGTCAAAATCAAAGGGAAATGTAGTCAGCCCTGAAGAAATAGTCGGTAAATATGGTGCCGATACTGCACGTTTATTTATCCTCTTTGCTTCACCGCCTGAAAGGGATTTAGATTGGTCAGATCAGGGTGTAGAAGGTTCATTCAGGTTTTTAAACAGGGTTTGGAGATTGGTTAATGAATTTATTCCATGGAAATTCCATAAGCCGGATAAAGTAGATTATCCTAATCTACCTGATGCAGAAAAAGAATTGCTGTACCTTACTAATTATGTTATAAAAAAGGTAACAGAAGATATCGAAGAAAGGTTCAACTTTAATACAGCAGTTAGTGCCATAATGGAACTCGTAAATGGTATTAATGATAATAAGGATGATATTTCTGACAGCAACAAATGGATTATAGGTGAAGCTATAGAGAATCTTATTATCCTTTTATCTCCTTTTGTCCCCCATATAGCCGAAGAATTATGGGAGAAAATTGGAAAAAAAGGTAGTGTCCATTTAATGGATTGGCCTGAATGGAATGAAGATGCCTTGAAACGGGATGAAATAACTATTGTAATTCAGATAAATGGTAAAGTCAGGGATAAGATTAATATAAATTCTGGAGCTGGGGAAGAGGAAATTAAGGAAAAGGCCTTTGCACGGGATAAGGTCAAGAATTATGTTAAGAACCGAGAGATTATTAAGACCATCGTGGTTCCCAAGAAATTAGTTAATATAGTTGTGAAATAA
- the rsfS gene encoding ribosome silencing factor, producing the protein MVKDTKEIAEIAVKALEHKKAKDIVLLGIYKVSTIADFFVIASGASFVQVKALADEVDKKMFEAGINLHHKEGYSDARWVLLDYGDVVVHIFHERDRAFYDLERLWRDAEKVELDILDI; encoded by the coding sequence ATGGTAAAAGACACAAAAGAGATCGCTGAAATTGCAGTAAAAGCCCTGGAACACAAAAAAGCGAAAGATATTGTTTTATTGGGTATTTACAAGGTTTCAACTATTGCCGATTTCTTTGTTATTGCCAGTGGTGCATCATTTGTACAGGTTAAAGCCCTGGCTGACGAAGTTGATAAAAAAATGTTCGAAGCAGGAATAAACCTTCATCACAAAGAGGGCTATAGTGATGCCCGGTGGGTTCTCCTTGATTACGGCGATGTTGTTGTCCATATATTTCACGAAAGAGATAGGGCTTTTTATGACCTTGAGCGCCTGTGGAGGGATGCTGAAAAAGTTGAACTTGATATACTTGACATATAA
- a CDS encoding calcium/sodium antiporter has product MVYFGPVVFFFVLGLILIIKGADWFVESAVWMADMARIPKVIMGATVVSFATTLPELVVSSFASWDGHPGIAIGNAIGSTICNIGLILGVCCLIKPYYIERSFFIYKGSTMLGIGFLMLYLLKDNTVDRAEGIALLALLLLYIVLNLIESIFKKDLLPEIEVSTGNWIINVIKFIIGAVCVMSGAKLSVDNGVILAQILGVPERVISLTMIAIGTSLPELITSFTATMKGYQGISIGNILGANILNLLMVIGMAATINPLKIAPQVKIFDMPYSLFLMMVLLLSGIIDSKIERWVAVFLLVIYISYIIILGVIFFD; this is encoded by the coding sequence TTGTTTTGGGATTGATATTGATAATTAAAGGGGCAGACTGGTTTGTGGAGTCCGCCGTATGGATGGCTGATATGGCCAGGATTCCAAAGGTTATCATGGGAGCTACTGTTGTCAGTTTTGCTACAACCCTTCCTGAGCTGGTGGTTTCTTCATTTGCTTCCTGGGATGGGCATCCTGGAATAGCTATAGGGAATGCTATAGGTTCGACTATTTGCAATATTGGTTTGATATTAGGGGTCTGTTGTCTTATTAAACCGTATTATATCGAAAGAAGTTTTTTTATTTATAAAGGGTCAACTATGTTAGGAATAGGTTTCTTGATGCTATATCTGTTAAAAGATAATACCGTTGATAGGGCAGAAGGAATAGCTCTATTAGCCTTATTACTGTTGTATATTGTTTTAAATCTAATTGAGTCAATTTTTAAAAAAGATTTACTACCAGAAATAGAGGTTTCTACAGGAAACTGGATAATCAATGTCATAAAATTCATTATAGGGGCTGTGTGTGTAATGAGCGGAGCAAAACTGTCTGTAGACAATGGTGTAATACTTGCCCAGATTTTAGGAGTTCCTGAAAGGGTTATTAGTCTGACAATGATTGCAATAGGAACATCACTTCCAGAGCTAATCACTTCTTTTACAGCTACTATGAAAGGCTATCAGGGTATTTCAATAGGAAACATTTTGGGAGCGAATATATTGAACTTATTGATGGTAATTGGCATGGCTGCCACTATAAATCCTCTTAAAATAGCGCCACAGGTTAAAATCTTCGATATGCCTTATTCTCTTTTTTTAATGATGGTTTTGCTTTTGTCAGGCATTATTGATTCGAAAATAGAGAGATGGGTAGCAGTTTTTTTGCTGGTTATTTATATATCGTATATAATTATCTTGGGTGTGATTTTTTTTGATTGA